The Zingiber officinale cultivar Zhangliang chromosome 10A, Zo_v1.1, whole genome shotgun sequence genome contains a region encoding:
- the LOC122027033 gene encoding alcohol dehydrogenase 3-like, producing MSSTAGQVIKCRAAVSWEAGKPLTIEEVEVAPPQAMEVRIKVLFTSLCHTDVYFWEAKGQKPMFPRIFGHEAAGIVESVGEGVTDLVPGDHVLPVFTGECKECAHCLSSDSNMCSLLRINTDRGVMLADGQSRFSINGQPIYHFLGTSTFSEYTVVHSGCVAKINPLAPLDKVCILSCGFCTGFGATVNVAKPPKGSAVAIFGLGAVGLSAAEGARVSGASRIIGVDINPNRFEEAKNFGVNEFVNPKDYDRPVQEVIAEMTNGGVDRSVECTGNIDAMISAFECVHDGWGVAVLVGVPHKDAVFKTHPVNFLNERTLKGTFYGHYKPRTDLPGVVEKYLNKEIELEKFITHEVSFSDINKAFDYMLQGASLRCIIRMVD from the exons ATGTCGAGCACCGCTGGTCAAGTCATCAAATGCAGAG CTGCTGTATCATGGGAGGCAGGGAAACCATTGACGATAGAAGAGGTGGAGGTAGCACCTCCTCAGGCAATGGAAGTCAGAATTAAGGTTCTCTTCACCTCACTTTGCCACACTGATGTTTACTTTTGGGAAGCTaaa GGGCAAAAACCGATGTTTCCTCGGATCTTTGGCCATGAAGCTGCAGG GATTGTAGAGAGTGTTGGAGAAGGTGTGACTGATTTGGTACCAGGAGATCATGTCCTCCCTGTCTTCACTGGAGAATGCAAGGAGTGTGCCCATTGCTTATCCTCAGACAGCAATATGTGCAGTCTCCTAAGGATAAATACCGACAGGGGAGTGATGCTCGCTGATGGTCAATCACGATTCTCAATCAATGGCCAACCCATTTACCATTTCCTCGGAACATCAACGTTCAGTGAATACACCGTAGTTCACTCAGGTTGCGTTGCAAAGATCAATCCTTTGGCTCCTCTGGACAAAGTTTGTATTCTTAGCTGTGGCTTCTGCACAG GTTTCGGCGCAACTGTTAACGTTGCCAAACCACCCAAGGGATCAGCCGTGGCTATTTTCGGGTTGGGTGCTGTGGGCCTCTCA GCTGCTGAAGGTGCTAGAGTTTCAGGGGCTTCAAGGATAATTGGGGTCGATATCAACCCCAATAGATTTGAAGAAG CCAAGAACTTTGGAGTCAATGAATTTGTGAACCCAAAAGATTATGACAGGCCTGTTCAAGAG GTGATTGCTGAAATGACCAATGGTGGAGTGGATCGAAGTGTTGAATGCACTGGAAACATTGATGCGATGATATCTGCTTTCGAATGCGTTCATGAT GGATGGGGTGTTGCTGTGCTGGTTGGGGTGCCTCATAAGGATGCTGTTTTCAAGACTCATCCTGTTAATTTCTTGAACGAGAGAACCCTTAAGGGAACTTTCTATGGCCACTATAAACCAAGAACTGATCTCCCCGGTGTAGTCGAAAAGTACTTGAACAAG GAGATTGAGTTGGAGAAATTTATCACACATGAAGTTAGCTTTTCTGACATCAACAAGGCATTTGACTACATGCTGCAAGGGGCCAGCCTGAGGTGCATCATCCGCATGGTCGATTAA